One Prosthecobacter dejongeii genomic window carries:
- the hsdR gene encoding EcoAI/FtnUII family type I restriction enzme subunit R, giving the protein MNEAETRAEHIDPALKAAGWGVVEGSKVLREHRITAGRIEGHGRRGKADIADYVLVCRNTKLAVIEAKAWGEELTAGVGQAKDYAAKLALRFTYSSNGKGIYAIDMETAQEGEIAAFPTPDELWGMTFAQVNVWRDRFAAVPFEDKGGSHPPRYYQDISVERVMQAIAEDRQRILLTLATGTGKTFIAFQIAWKLFHARWNLSREATRRPRILFLADRNILANQAYNAFSAFPEDALVRIEPADIRKKGKVPKNGSLFFTIFQTFMSGPPKDGEPSPYFGEYPPDFFDFIVIDECHRGGANDEGNWRGILDYFAPAVQLGLTATPKRKDNVDTYRYFGEPVYVYSLKEGINDGFLTPFRVKQIQTTIDYYVWTSDDAVVEGEIEAGKLYEEADFNRSIEIREREKKRVEIFLSQIHPNEKTLVFCANQNHALMVRDLINQLKASKDPNYCVRVTADDGERGEQWLRDFQDNEKSIPTILTTSQKLSTGVDARNVRNIVLMRPVNSMIEFKQIIGRGTRLFDGKDYFTIYDFVKAHLNFHDPEWDGPPQEEDPCPKCGQRPCACEVKPPKPCEVCAKSPCECPKEPCPACGQIRCVCEKKRKVKVKLGDGKERTIQHMMMTTFWHPDGTPMSAQQFMELLFGKLPEFFQSEAELRLLWSAPDTRAKLLQGLAEQDFGHDKLVAMQQLIDAEKSDLFDVLAYVAYLLPPVTRAERADQARVSIHTHFTSKQQAFLDFVLQHYVTEGVTELDQSKLKPLLRLKYHDSIADAVADLGGKPEEIGQVFASFQKYLYAEKAA; this is encoded by the coding sequence ATGAACGAAGCCGAGACACGCGCCGAGCACATTGATCCCGCTTTGAAGGCGGCAGGCTGGGGCGTCGTCGAGGGCAGCAAGGTTCTGCGTGAGCATCGTATCACCGCCGGTCGCATCGAGGGCCACGGTCGGCGCGGCAAGGCGGACATCGCGGATTATGTGCTGGTGTGTCGCAACACCAAGCTCGCCGTCATCGAGGCCAAGGCGTGGGGGGAGGAACTCACCGCCGGTGTCGGCCAGGCCAAGGACTATGCCGCCAAGCTGGCGCTCAGGTTCACTTACTCCAGCAACGGAAAGGGCATTTACGCCATCGACATGGAGACGGCCCAGGAGGGCGAGATCGCCGCCTTTCCGACTCCCGATGAACTCTGGGGTATGACCTTCGCCCAGGTCAATGTCTGGCGAGATCGCTTCGCCGCCGTGCCTTTCGAGGACAAGGGCGGCTCGCATCCTCCCCGGTATTATCAGGACATCTCTGTCGAGCGTGTCATGCAGGCCATCGCGGAGGACCGGCAGCGCATCCTGCTCACGCTGGCCACCGGCACGGGCAAGACCTTCATTGCCTTTCAGATCGCGTGGAAGCTGTTTCACGCCCGTTGGAACCTGAGTCGTGAAGCCACGCGTAGGCCACGCATCCTGTTCCTCGCGGATCGGAACATCCTGGCGAATCAAGCTTACAATGCCTTCTCTGCCTTCCCGGAGGACGCGCTGGTGCGCATCGAGCCTGCCGACATCCGGAAGAAGGGCAAAGTGCCGAAGAACGGCAGCCTCTTCTTCACCATCTTCCAGACCTTCATGAGCGGCCCGCCGAAGGATGGCGAGCCGTCGCCCTACTTCGGAGAGTATCCGCCGGATTTCTTCGACTTTATTGTCATTGATGAGTGCCACCGTGGCGGTGCCAATGATGAGGGCAACTGGCGCGGCATCCTCGACTACTTCGCACCAGCGGTGCAGCTCGGCCTGACCGCCACGCCCAAGCGCAAAGACAACGTGGACACCTACCGCTATTTCGGTGAGCCGGTGTATGTCTATTCGCTGAAGGAGGGGATCAACGATGGCTTCCTGACGCCCTTCCGCGTGAAGCAGATTCAGACGACGATTGACTACTACGTGTGGACCTCCGATGACGCGGTGGTGGAGGGCGAGATCGAGGCAGGCAAACTCTACGAAGAAGCCGACTTCAACCGCAGCATCGAGATCCGCGAACGCGAGAAGAAGCGCGTGGAAATTTTCCTGTCCCAGATCCACCCGAACGAAAAGACGCTGGTCTTCTGCGCGAATCAAAACCACGCCCTCATGGTTCGCGACCTGATCAACCAACTCAAGGCGAGCAAAGATCCGAATTACTGTGTGCGCGTCACCGCGGACGATGGAGAGCGTGGGGAGCAGTGGCTGCGCGACTTTCAGGACAACGAGAAGAGCATCCCGACCATCCTCACCACTTCGCAAAAACTATCCACCGGTGTTGATGCCCGCAACGTGCGGAACATCGTTCTCATGCGTCCGGTAAACTCGATGATCGAGTTCAAGCAGATCATCGGCCGAGGCACGCGGCTTTTCGATGGGAAGGATTACTTCACGATTTACGACTTCGTGAAAGCGCATCTGAACTTTCATGACCCGGAATGGGATGGACCGCCGCAGGAGGAAGACCCCTGCCCGAAATGCGGCCAGCGCCCCTGTGCCTGCGAAGTGAAGCCACCGAAGCCGTGCGAAGTGTGCGCCAAATCGCCGTGCGAATGTCCCAAAGAGCCGTGCCCTGCGTGTGGCCAGATCCGCTGTGTGTGCGAGAAGAAGAGAAAGGTGAAGGTGAAACTCGGCGACGGTAAGGAACGCACCATCCAGCACATGATGATGACCACCTTTTGGCATCCCGATGGCACACCGATGAGTGCGCAGCAGTTCATGGAATTGCTGTTTGGCAAGCTGCCCGAGTTCTTCCAAAGCGAAGCCGAACTGCGTCTCCTTTGGAGTGCGCCCGATACCCGCGCCAAGCTCCTGCAAGGTCTGGCGGAACAGGATTTCGGCCACGACAAACTGGTGGCGATGCAGCAGCTCATCGACGCGGAGAAGAGCGACCTTTTCGACGTGCTGGCTTACGTGGCCTACCTGCTGCCGCCGGTCACAAGGGCCGAGCGGGCCGATCAGGCGCGGGTGTCTATCCACACCCACTTTACCTCAAAGCAGCAGGCCTTCCTGGATTTTGTGCTGCAGCACTACGTTACTGAAGGCGTGACGGAGCTGGATCAGAGCAAGTTAAAGCCCTTGCTCCGGCTCAAGTATCACGACTCCATCGCCGACGCCGTGGCCGACCTGGGTGGTAAGCCGGAGGAGATTGGTCAGGTCTTCGCCAGCTTCCAAAAGTATCTTTATGCAGAGAAGGCAGCGTAG
- a CDS encoding four helix bundle suffix domain-containing protein, translated as MPELFDKHGGFRKLHTFTLATIVQLETLRFCRRFLTFDHRETGTKFYDPKGRQYDQMTQAARSGRQNIIEGSERSSTSKDTEMKLTDVARASLSELRGDYEIFILDRQQLPWSVHSPEAKAVNAISLDAAPFTDDMVHESAKHALEQRKKYARWLDADDAVVVANAMLIIIGRALNMLKSQIQAQGKAFEETGGFSERLMAKRLEAREGQKATEPSPECPQCSKPMRRRKSVKGDFWGCTTYPDCKGTRPV; from the coding sequence ATGCCTGAGCTGTTCGACAAACACGGTGGTTTCCGCAAACTGCACACCTTCACGCTCGCTACCATCGTGCAGCTCGAAACCCTGCGCTTCTGCCGCCGCTTCTTGACCTTCGATCACCGCGAAACAGGCACCAAATTCTACGACCCCAAAGGCCGTCAATACGACCAGATGACCCAGGCAGCTCGCAGCGGTCGGCAAAACATCATCGAAGGCTCGGAGCGCTCTTCCACCTCCAAGGACACCGAAATGAAGCTCACCGACGTGGCGCGCGCCAGCCTGAGTGAGCTGCGCGGCGATTACGAAATCTTCATCCTGGACCGGCAGCAGCTCCCGTGGTCGGTGCATTCTCCCGAAGCCAAGGCTGTGAATGCTATCTCACTGGATGCAGCACCCTTCACCGACGACATGGTGCATGAGTCAGCGAAGCATGCGCTGGAGCAGCGGAAGAAGTATGCCCGCTGGCTGGATGCGGATGACGCCGTGGTGGTGGCGAACGCCATGCTGATCATCATCGGCCGCGCCCTGAACATGCTGAAGAGCCAGATCCAAGCGCAGGGCAAAGCCTTTGAAGAGACCGGCGGCTTCAGCGAACGACTCATGGCCAAGCGCCTCGAAGCGCGGGAAGGCCAAAAAGCCACCGAACCGTCTCCCGAGTGCCCGCAGTGCAGCAAGCCCATGCGCCGTCGCAAGTCAGTGAAGGGCGACTTCTGGGGCTGCACCACCTACCCAGACTGCAAGGGGACACGGCCGGTATGA
- a CDS encoding DUF1553 domain-containing protein: MRFLLATFSALAVLPAGAAAPLDFNRDIRPILSDNCFACHGFDAKKRKADLRLDTPEGAYALIDGVQAIKPGDPAASSIIERILSTDEDEVMPPPESHKKITPQQAEMLQRWIKEGAKYKKHWAFEKPIKATVPKISGGLVRNPIDAFIQDRLRQEALSPAPEANKETLIRRVTLDLTGLPPTIAEVDAYLADSSPDAYEKVVSRLLKSERYGEHMGRYWLDAARYADTHGLHLDNERSMWPYRDWVVRAFNDNLPFDEFTRWQLAGDLLPNATVDQQIASGFNRCNVTTSEGGSIAEEFVFRYAVDRTDTTVAVWMGLTAGCAVCHDHKFDPISQKEFYSLYAFFNSAADPAMDGNILLTPPILRLSTPDQKKELASLEQQIAAKQGDIKAAIAKIDYVDPGTLTPPPPVQTSEVVWFEDAFPAGVKVQSSEGATTFVSKKDGPVFSGETALRRTATAVAQDFFSGGASFEVPANGRITAQCFLDPANPPTSIMIQFHVGGWNHRAFWGEEGAIPFGQVRTPERVKMGAMPKTGEWVKLDIPIDKIGLKPGMKVTGYAFTQFGGTVSWDRLSMSSRVDPAKDPQWSWKVWVTKNQGTRVAALPQDLQTLARGKKAAEWTEAETKQVKDWWFENEYQGAREIVNGVRGQKLALESKRKALEDLIPATFIMADLPQPRESFIMNRGQYDQPGEKVGRGTPAVFPPLPNAGQPTRMDLANWLVSPDHPLTARVTVNRLWQQFFGTGLVKTTNDFGSQGEPPSHPELLDWLSVTFRENGWDMKAFVTQIVTSHTYRQSAAFTPESLAKDPENRLLARGPRFRADAEVVRDSALFVSGLLSPKIGGKGVRPYQPENIWEPVGFGGSNTRNYVQDQGESLYRRSLYTFWKRTAPPPAMTNFDAPNRESYCLRRERSNTPLQALNLMNDVQYFEAARNFAQQLLLQKGASTDTRLTTAFRSSTGRYPTAQEAEIIRHALDQHLTAYKARPEEAQQAVTYGETKPDPSLNVSELAAWTMVTNLLLNLDEMVTK, translated from the coding sequence ATGCGTTTCCTTCTTGCCACTTTCTCAGCACTTGCGGTCCTGCCTGCCGGTGCCGCGGCCCCGCTGGATTTTAACCGGGACATCCGCCCTATCCTCAGCGACAACTGCTTTGCCTGCCATGGGTTCGATGCCAAGAAGCGCAAGGCGGATCTGCGCCTGGACACCCCTGAGGGAGCCTATGCTCTGATTGACGGTGTGCAGGCCATCAAGCCAGGCGATCCCGCCGCCAGCAGCATCATCGAGCGCATTCTCAGCACGGATGAGGATGAGGTGATGCCGCCGCCAGAGTCGCATAAAAAGATCACGCCCCAACAGGCGGAGATGCTCCAGCGCTGGATCAAGGAAGGCGCGAAGTATAAGAAACACTGGGCCTTTGAAAAACCCATCAAGGCCACTGTGCCGAAGATCTCTGGCGGGTTGGTGCGGAATCCGATTGATGCCTTTATCCAAGATCGCCTTCGCCAGGAAGCGCTCAGCCCCGCGCCTGAGGCCAATAAAGAAACCCTCATACGCCGTGTGACCCTGGACCTGACAGGACTGCCACCGACGATTGCTGAGGTGGATGCCTACCTGGCTGATAGCAGCCCGGATGCGTATGAGAAAGTCGTCTCGCGTTTGCTGAAGTCCGAACGTTATGGCGAGCACATGGGCCGCTACTGGCTGGATGCGGCGCGCTATGCCGATACCCATGGCCTGCACCTGGACAATGAACGGAGCATGTGGCCCTACCGGGACTGGGTGGTGCGGGCCTTCAATGACAACCTGCCCTTTGACGAATTTACCCGCTGGCAGCTCGCCGGGGATCTGCTGCCCAATGCCACGGTGGATCAGCAAATCGCCTCTGGGTTCAACCGCTGCAACGTCACCACCAGCGAGGGCGGATCCATCGCGGAAGAGTTTGTGTTTCGTTATGCAGTGGACCGCACCGATACCACCGTGGCCGTTTGGATGGGACTGACCGCTGGATGCGCCGTGTGCCATGATCACAAATTCGATCCCATCAGCCAAAAGGAGTTTTACTCCCTTTACGCCTTCTTTAACAGCGCGGCAGATCCTGCGATGGATGGCAATATCCTCCTCACCCCACCCATCCTGAGGCTCTCCACGCCTGATCAGAAAAAGGAACTGGCCAGCCTGGAACAGCAGATCGCCGCCAAGCAGGGCGACATCAAGGCGGCCATCGCCAAGATCGATTATGTGGACCCGGGCACTTTGACTCCGCCACCGCCCGTGCAGACCAGTGAAGTTGTGTGGTTTGAAGATGCCTTCCCCGCTGGGGTCAAGGTCCAGTCCAGCGAAGGGGCGACTACGTTTGTGAGCAAGAAAGACGGGCCTGTCTTCAGTGGCGAGACAGCACTGCGCCGTACGGCCACTGCGGTGGCTCAAGACTTCTTCAGTGGGGGGGCCAGCTTTGAGGTGCCAGCAAATGGTCGCATCACCGCCCAATGCTTTTTAGATCCTGCCAATCCCCCGACCTCCATCATGATCCAGTTCCATGTCGGTGGGTGGAATCACCGCGCCTTTTGGGGGGAGGAAGGGGCCATTCCCTTTGGCCAGGTGCGCACCCCGGAGCGTGTGAAAATGGGCGCGATGCCGAAAACGGGTGAGTGGGTGAAGCTGGACATTCCCATCGATAAGATCGGTCTCAAGCCCGGCATGAAAGTCACCGGCTACGCCTTCACCCAGTTCGGCGGTACGGTCTCCTGGGACCGTCTTAGCATGAGCTCCCGGGTGGACCCTGCCAAGGACCCCCAGTGGTCCTGGAAAGTCTGGGTTACCAAAAACCAGGGCACCCGTGTTGCGGCCCTGCCCCAGGATTTGCAAACCCTCGCCCGGGGCAAAAAAGCCGCCGAATGGACTGAGGCGGAGACCAAGCAGGTCAAGGACTGGTGGTTTGAAAACGAATACCAGGGTGCCCGCGAGATCGTCAATGGCGTGCGCGGCCAGAAGCTCGCGCTGGAGTCCAAACGCAAAGCGCTGGAGGACCTCATCCCCGCCACCTTCATCATGGCGGATCTCCCGCAGCCACGGGAGAGCTTCATCATGAACCGAGGCCAGTATGACCAGCCAGGTGAAAAGGTGGGCCGCGGCACCCCTGCTGTGTTTCCGCCCTTGCCGAATGCAGGGCAGCCTACGCGCATGGATCTGGCCAACTGGCTCGTTTCGCCCGATCATCCGCTGACCGCCCGTGTCACCGTGAATCGTCTCTGGCAGCAGTTCTTTGGCACGGGGCTCGTCAAGACCACCAACGATTTTGGGTCCCAAGGCGAGCCACCGAGCCATCCCGAACTGCTCGACTGGCTGTCCGTCACCTTCCGTGAAAACGGCTGGGACATGAAGGCCTTTGTCACGCAGATCGTCACCTCCCACACCTACCGCCAGAGCGCGGCCTTCACGCCGGAGAGCCTGGCTAAAGATCCTGAGAACCGTCTCCTGGCGCGCGGTCCTCGCTTCCGTGCCGATGCCGAGGTCGTGCGCGACAGCGCCCTATTTGTCAGCGGCCTGCTGAGTCCGAAGATCGGCGGCAAAGGCGTGCGCCCCTATCAGCCGGAAAACATCTGGGAGCCCGTCGGCTTCGGCGGCAGCAACACCCGTAACTACGTCCAGGACCAGGGTGAATCCCTCTACCGCCGCAGCCTCTACACCTTTTGGAAGCGCACCGCACCGCCCCCGGCTATGACCAACTTCGATGCGCCTAACCGCGAGTCTTACTGCCTCCGTCGTGAGCGCAGCAACACCCCGCTGCAGGCGCTGAACCTCATGAACGACGTGCAGTACTTCGAGGCTGCGCGCAACTTTGCCCAACAACTGTTGCTTCAAAAAGGAGCTAGCACGGATACCCGCCTCACCACCGCCTTCCGCAGCAGCACTGGCCGTTACCCCACCGCCCAAGAAGCCGAGATCATCCGCCACGCCCTCGACCAACATCTCACCGCCTACAAAGCCCGCCCCGAGGAAGCCCAACAGGCCGTCACCTACGGTGAAACCAAACCCGACCCCAGCCTCAACGTCTCCGAACTCGCCGCCTGGACGATGGTAACCAACCTCCTGCTGAACCTGGACGAGATGGTGACGAAGTGA
- a CDS encoding class I SAM-dependent DNA methyltransferase has protein sequence MFEQAFKNIDDVLWKDAGCTSELDYTEQTSWLLFLKYLDALEHDKATEAAFEGKSYAHILDLPYRWESWAAPKDASGKLDHNTALTGDDLIQFVNGKLFPYLHGFKAKATGPNTIEYKIGEIFGEIKNRIQSGYNLREAIDHIDELRFASQTEKHELSHLYEAKIKNMGNAGRNGGEYYTPRPLIRAIVAVTAPRLGETLCDPAVGSAGFLCEAFDYLRARNPQRTTAQDKRLQESTFYGKEKKSLAYVIAIMNMILHGIEAPNIIHTNTLAENLADVQEKDRFDIILANPPFGGKERKEVQQNFPIRTGETAFLFLQHFIKLLKAGGRAGVVIKNTFLSNTDNASVSLRQKLLEECNLHTVLDCPSGTFIGAGVKTVVLFFEKGTKTRKVWFYQLDPGRNMGKTNPLNDADLAEFIELQKTKADSPKSWSVDVAAIDPKTFDLSVKNPNDGEEMTHRSPQEIMDEIASLDAESAEVLGKIRGLL, from the coding sequence ATGTTCGAACAAGCTTTCAAAAACATCGACGACGTCCTCTGGAAGGATGCTGGCTGCACCAGCGAGCTCGATTACACCGAACAAACCTCCTGGCTCCTCTTTCTCAAATACCTCGACGCCCTCGAACATGACAAGGCCACCGAGGCCGCCTTTGAGGGCAAAAGCTACGCCCACATCCTGGATCTGCCCTACCGTTGGGAATCGTGGGCTGCGCCGAAGGATGCCAGCGGCAAGCTGGACCACAACACCGCCCTGACCGGCGACGACCTCATCCAGTTCGTCAATGGCAAGCTCTTCCCCTACCTGCACGGTTTCAAAGCCAAGGCCACTGGTCCCAACACCATCGAATACAAGATCGGCGAGATCTTCGGAGAGATCAAAAACCGTATCCAGAGCGGCTACAACCTGCGCGAGGCCATTGACCACATTGATGAACTCCGCTTCGCCTCCCAGACCGAGAAGCACGAGCTCTCCCACCTCTATGAGGCCAAGATCAAAAACATGGGCAACGCCGGTCGCAATGGCGGTGAATACTACACCCCGCGCCCGCTCATCCGCGCCATTGTCGCCGTCACCGCGCCCCGCCTCGGCGAGACCCTATGCGATCCCGCCGTCGGCTCCGCAGGCTTCCTCTGCGAAGCCTTCGACTACCTCCGCGCCCGGAATCCCCAGCGCACCACCGCCCAGGACAAACGCCTCCAGGAATCCACCTTTTACGGAAAGGAGAAAAAGTCCCTGGCCTACGTCATCGCGATCATGAACATGATCCTGCATGGCATCGAGGCACCCAACATCATCCACACCAACACGCTGGCCGAGAACCTCGCCGATGTGCAGGAAAAGGACCGCTTCGACATCATCCTGGCCAATCCGCCCTTCGGTGGCAAGGAGCGCAAAGAGGTGCAGCAAAACTTCCCCATCCGCACCGGCGAGACCGCCTTCCTCTTCCTCCAGCATTTCATCAAACTCCTCAAGGCCGGCGGCCGCGCGGGCGTGGTGATCAAAAACACCTTCCTGTCGAATACCGACAACGCCTCCGTCAGCCTGCGCCAAAAACTCCTAGAAGAGTGCAATCTCCACACCGTGCTCGACTGCCCCAGCGGCACCTTCATCGGCGCGGGGGTGAAGACCGTCGTGCTCTTCTTTGAGAAAGGAACCAAAACGCGCAAAGTCTGGTTCTACCAGCTCGACCCCGGTCGCAACATGGGCAAGACCAACCCGCTCAACGACGCCGACCTGGCCGAGTTCATCGAACTCCAAAAGACCAAGGCCGACTCCCCGAAGAGTTGGAGCGTGGACGTGGCGGCCATTGATCCGAAGACCTTTGACCTCTCCGTGAAGAACCCCAACGACGGCGAGGAGATGACCCACCGCAGCCCGCAGGAAATCATGGACGAAATCGCCTCACTGGACGCCGAGAGCGCCGAAGTGCTGGGCAAAATCAGGGGGCTGCTATGA
- a CDS encoding restriction endonuclease subunit S yields the protein MKKVWQTKKLREVCELVNGRAYSKLELLAAGKYRVLRVGNFFTNDHWYYSDMELEEKKYCDTGDLLYAWSASFGPRMWTGGKVIYHYHIWKVVHDRAQIDQKFLFYFFQWDTEKIKEDQGTGTTMMHVSMGSMNERDIHLPPLAEQQRIVGLLDDAFEGIATAKANAEKNLQNARALFESHLQSVFTQRGPGWVETTLEKATSGVFTGPFGSLLHKHDYVENGIPLVNPAHITDTGIEPDMRKTVSEDTAKRLANYIMREGDVVIGRRGEMGRCALVTEVEDGWLCGTGSFYIKPSDRCDMGYLVRYLRSEGCRRQLETLAGGAVMPNLSNTALSGLSMFLPPLRKQKEIVDGIDVLHEETQRLARLYERKLAALEALKKSLLHQAFAGEL from the coding sequence ATGAAGAAGGTGTGGCAGACGAAGAAGCTCCGCGAGGTGTGTGAGTTGGTGAACGGCCGCGCATACAGCAAGCTTGAGCTACTGGCTGCGGGTAAATATCGCGTCCTTCGCGTGGGCAACTTCTTCACCAACGACCATTGGTATTACTCCGACATGGAACTGGAGGAGAAAAAATACTGTGACACTGGCGACCTGCTCTACGCATGGTCTGCATCCTTTGGGCCGCGCATGTGGACCGGCGGCAAAGTCATTTACCACTACCATATCTGGAAAGTCGTTCACGACCGCGCGCAGATTGACCAAAAATTCCTGTTCTATTTCTTCCAGTGGGACACGGAGAAAATCAAAGAAGACCAAGGGACAGGCACGACCATGATGCACGTCTCGATGGGTTCGATGAATGAACGAGACATCCATCTCCCTCCGCTGGCCGAACAGCAGCGGATCGTCGGCCTGCTGGACGATGCGTTTGAGGGCATCGCCACCGCCAAAGCCAACGCCGAAAAGAACCTCCAAAACGCCCGCGCCCTCTTCGAAAGCCACCTCCAATCCGTCTTCACCCAGCGCGGTCCGGGGTGGGTGGAGACGACGCTTGAGAAAGCCACTTCGGGTGTCTTCACCGGCCCATTTGGCTCACTTCTTCACAAGCATGATTACGTTGAGAACGGCATTCCTTTGGTGAACCCGGCCCACATCACTGACACGGGCATTGAGCCTGATATGAGAAAAACGGTCTCGGAAGACACTGCTAAGCGGCTGGCGAACTACATCATGCGTGAAGGAGATGTCGTGATCGGTCGCCGGGGAGAAATGGGACGATGCGCATTGGTGACGGAAGTCGAAGACGGCTGGCTGTGCGGAACTGGCAGCTTTTACATCAAACCTTCCGACCGCTGTGACATGGGCTATCTGGTCCGTTACCTGCGTTCAGAAGGATGTCGAAGGCAGCTAGAGACCCTGGCGGGAGGCGCGGTGATGCCGAACCTGAGCAACACGGCGCTGAGTGGGCTTTCCATGTTCTTGCCGCCGCTACGAAAACAGAAGGAGATCGTGGATGGCATTGATGTCCTCCACGAAGAAACCCAACGCCTCGCCCGCCTCTACGAGCGGAAGCTCGCCGCGCTGGAGGCGTTGAAGAAGTCGCTGCTGCACCAAGCCTTTGCCGGGGAGTTGTGA